Proteins encoded in a region of the Oncorhynchus gorbuscha isolate QuinsamMale2020 ecotype Even-year linkage group LG16, OgorEven_v1.0, whole genome shotgun sequence genome:
- the LOC123998698 gene encoding trace amine-associated receptor 13c-like, with protein sequence MEEHEDAQYCFPDQNSSCRKALLSTSIYITLYIFISLISAVTVFLNVLVIISVSHFKKLHTSTNLLILSLAVADFLVGLIVIPVVAVTVMESCWFYGKYFCVISLYINYLCLSLSMGNLILISIDRYVAVCDPLKYHSKITITRIIGCIAITWCCCIIYNAVILTNYVNMKVPRQCLNECFVVVGFLWRSIIDILFSSVIPCSIIITLYLKIFFVARSQARKVFIKEPATKSGVKTVQSNKSERKATKTLSIVVFTYLTCWIPIIFIQFFSHQSSFSLSFLPCVNSLINPIIYALFYPWFKVTAKHILTLKLRRS encoded by the coding sequence ATGGAGGAACACGAAGATGCTCAATACTGTTTTCCAGACCAAAACTCTTCTTGCAGAAAGGCTTTGCTATCGACATCTATTTACATAACACTGTACATCTTCATCTCATTGATTTCAGCGGTTACAGTATTTTTGAACGTACTGGTGATCATCTCCGTCTCTCACTTCAAGAAGCTCCACACTTCAACCAACCTGCTCATCCTTTCTCTGGCGGTGGCAGATTTCCTGGTGGGACTGATTGTGATACCAGTAGTGGCTGTAACAGTAATGGAATCATGCTGGTTCTATGGGAAATATTTCTGTGTGATTTCTCTATATATCAATTAtttatgtctctctttatctatgGGCAATTTGATCTTGATATCTATTGACCGTTATGTTGCTGTGTGTGATCCCTTGAAGTACCACtcaaaaataacaataacaagaatAATTGGTTGTATAGCAATTACCTGGTGTTGTTGTATCATATACAATGCTGTTATTTTAACTAACTATGTTAATATGAAGGTACCCAGAcagtgtttgaatgaatgttttgttgttgtaggATTTCTCTGGAGGAGCATCATTGACATTCTATTTTCAAGTGTTATCCCATGCTCAATTATTATAACACTTTATTTGAAAATATTTTTTGTCGCCAGATCACAGGCCAGAAAGGTATTTATAAAAGAGCCTGCCACCAAGTCTGGTGTTAAAACTGTACAGTCAAATAAGTCTGAGAGAAAAGCAACAAAAACTCTATCTATTGTAGTTTTCACCTATCTCACATGTTGGATTCCAATTATTTTTATCCAGTTTTTTTCTCACCAATCATCATTTTCCTTAAGCTTTCTGCCATGTGTTAATTCCTTAATTAATCCAATTATTTATGCTTTATTTTATCCATGGTTCAAAGTGACAGCTAAACATATTTTAACTCTGAAGTTAAGGCGGTCATAG